A genome region from candidate division KSB1 bacterium includes the following:
- a CDS encoding archease, producing MMKSAAGLCARLRKASKRIWHPERGPMDYSDLPQGVSLLEHTGDIGIEVRAESPESLFVQAAKAMFYIMLETDHPQIKKRKRISVTGEDREQLLVNWLSELNFLAETEGFRPVDYFVSELTDTAITCRVAAGRLNADLYKTQIKAVTFHKLTIRQKDDHWYARVIFDI from the coding sequence ATGATGAAAAGCGCAGCTGGATTATGCGCACGATTGCGGAAAGCATCCAAACGTATCTGGCATCCTGAACGGGGTCCTATGGACTATTCCGATCTCCCGCAGGGTGTGAGCCTGCTGGAACATACCGGTGACATCGGCATTGAGGTGCGCGCCGAATCGCCCGAGTCCCTGTTCGTTCAGGCAGCAAAGGCGATGTTTTACATCATGCTGGAGACGGATCATCCTCAAATAAAAAAGCGCAAACGGATTTCTGTGACAGGGGAGGACCGGGAACAGCTGCTGGTGAACTGGCTTTCTGAACTGAATTTTCTCGCAGAGACCGAGGGATTCCGCCCTGTTGATTATTTCGTGTCCGAGCTGACCGATACCGCGATCACCTGCAGAGTAGCGGCCGGCCGTTTGAATGCAGATCTCTACAAAACGCAGATCAAGGCTGTAACCTTTCATAAACTGACCATCCGGCAGAAAGACGATCACTGGTACGCGCGCGTCATTTTTGATATCTAA
- a CDS encoding NAD(P)H-hydrate dehydratase: MLYAAVPEEKIKGDARTNLDILKNMHPVQFLNRAPDSLPRADLVVDALLGTGVKGALRGLIAECADVINSAGYPVLSVDIPTGVNTDTGIVKGPAVRADVTATMALLKRGLLFSPGREHAGRTDIIDISMPAQVIRERDTGVYQYDRADIRALLPVRSKDTYKNKCGTVAVIAGSTGLTGAAVMSSFSTLRAGAGMTFLIAPARINAILESQLPEVITLPMDDARLGYLHAGCAAELMTEIKDKDVLAVGPGLGQHKETAKLVHQILQEQDKPLILDADGLNVCAGHTEKLKNYQGDLVITPHPGELSRLLNTPVPDLIRDRIATARDTAAKFQCTVVLKGAPTVTATAEGHVFINPTGNAGMATAGSGDVLTGIISGLSAQGLAPATAAALGVYLHGLAGDLAAQQTGSAGMTACDIMNNVALAIKQETETR; this comes from the coding sequence TGCTGTACGCCGCGGTTCCCGAGGAAAAAATAAAGGGGGACGCGCGCACCAATCTGGATATTTTGAAAAACATGCATCCGGTGCAGTTTCTTAACCGCGCCCCGGACTCGCTGCCGCGCGCCGATCTGGTGGTGGATGCATTATTGGGCACCGGTGTCAAGGGCGCGCTGCGCGGCTTGATTGCCGAGTGTGCAGATGTGATCAACTCGGCCGGATATCCGGTATTATCGGTCGATATCCCCACCGGAGTCAACACAGATACAGGCATTGTAAAAGGACCGGCGGTCCGGGCGGATGTCACGGCGACCATGGCGCTGCTGAAACGCGGTCTTTTGTTCTCACCGGGCCGGGAACACGCCGGGCGCACGGACATCATAGACATCAGCATGCCGGCGCAGGTGATCCGGGAGCGGGATACCGGTGTGTATCAATACGATCGCGCGGATATCCGCGCTCTGCTGCCGGTGCGCTCCAAAGATACATATAAAAACAAATGCGGCACCGTCGCGGTCATCGCCGGTTCCACCGGCCTGACCGGAGCAGCGGTGATGAGCAGCTTTTCAACCCTGCGCGCCGGTGCCGGTATGACATTTCTGATCGCACCGGCCCGGATCAACGCGATTCTCGAATCGCAATTGCCCGAAGTGATCACACTGCCCATGGATGATGCGAGATTGGGTTATCTGCATGCCGGCTGCGCCGCCGAGCTGATGACGGAAATCAAAGACAAAGATGTACTGGCAGTAGGGCCGGGACTGGGACAGCACAAGGAAACAGCCAAACTGGTGCACCAAATACTCCAGGAACAGGATAAACCGCTCATTCTGGATGCAGACGGCTTGAACGTCTGTGCGGGTCATACGGAAAAACTCAAAAACTATCAAGGTGATCTGGTGATCACCCCGCATCCCGGTGAACTCTCCCGTCTGCTCAATACACCGGTACCCGACCTGATCCGGGATCGAATCGCAACCGCCCGTGATACCGCGGCAAAATTTCAGTGTACGGTTGTACTCAAGGGCGCACCCACTGTGACCGCCACAGCTGAAGGACATGTTTTCATCAATCCCACCGGCAATGCGGGCATGGCAACCGCAGGAAGCGGAGATGTTCTGACCGGTATCATCAGCGGTCTGTCGGCGCAGGGGCTTGCGCCAGCGACAGCAGCAGCTCTTGGCGTTTACCTGCACGGTTTGGCAGGTGATCTGGCCGCACAGCAAACCGGCAGCGCCGGAATGACGGCATGCGATATTATGAATAACGTGGCATTGGCCATCAAACAGGAAACCGAAACCCGATGA
- a CDS encoding pyridoxal phosphate-dependent aminotransferase, whose amino-acid sequence MRRNIVHEGAEQLTYEIREIVAIAHQIKDLGMEISWENIGDPVQKGEKLPDWIKQKISDLVLQDQTYSYVDTQGTPSTRKFLADIVNERGGCQITPDDIIFFNGLGDAVTRLFGFLKREARVIGPSPAYSTHSSAEAAHSGYEHLTYELDPQNEWMPDLQDLENKVKYNDSIAGILMINPDNPTGAVYPRSVLEAIVDIARRYRVFVMCDEIYAHIVYNNAETIHLSEVIGDVPGLALRGISKELPWPGGRCGWIEVFNQNNYPVFQRYIKSVVNAKMLEVCSTSLPQRAIPLIIGDPRYEGHLERRKKMFERRANEAYDVFSKVDGITVNRTKGAFYMAVLFDDGVLNNKQTLPIENEAIQQRVEEQVETVAPDKRFVYYLLGATGICVVPLTGFCCSKQGFRLTLLETDDEKRSWIMRTIAESIQTYLAS is encoded by the coding sequence ATGCGTCGAAACATTGTTCATGAAGGTGCTGAACAGCTGACTTATGAAATACGGGAGATTGTCGCCATCGCCCATCAGATCAAAGATTTAGGCATGGAAATCTCCTGGGAGAATATCGGAGATCCGGTGCAAAAAGGTGAGAAACTTCCGGACTGGATCAAACAGAAAATATCCGATCTTGTGCTGCAGGACCAGACTTATAGCTATGTGGATACTCAGGGCACACCGTCCACCCGGAAATTTTTGGCGGATATTGTCAACGAGCGCGGCGGCTGTCAAATTACCCCTGATGATATTATTTTCTTCAATGGACTCGGTGATGCCGTGACGCGTTTGTTTGGTTTTCTGAAACGCGAAGCGCGGGTCATTGGACCCTCTCCTGCGTATTCCACTCATTCATCAGCCGAAGCGGCGCATTCCGGTTATGAGCATCTGACTTATGAACTGGATCCTCAGAATGAATGGATGCCGGATCTGCAGGACCTGGAAAATAAAGTCAAGTATAATGATTCCATTGCCGGTATTCTGATGATCAATCCGGATAATCCGACCGGAGCCGTGTATCCGCGTTCGGTTCTGGAGGCAATCGTAGATATCGCCCGCAGATACCGTGTATTTGTCATGTGCGACGAGATCTATGCGCATATTGTCTACAATAATGCTGAAACGATTCATCTCAGTGAGGTGATCGGCGACGTGCCGGGACTGGCTTTGCGCGGCATCTCCAAAGAATTGCCGTGGCCCGGCGGACGCTGCGGCTGGATCGAAGTGTTCAATCAGAACAATTATCCCGTGTTTCAGCGCTATATCAAGAGTGTGGTGAACGCCAAAATGCTCGAGGTGTGTTCGACCAGTCTGCCCCAGCGCGCAATCCCGCTGATCATCGGAGATCCCCGTTATGAAGGACATCTTGAGCGCCGTAAAAAAATGTTTGAACGGCGCGCCAATGAAGCTTATGATGTGTTTTCCAAAGTCGATGGCATCACCGTTAACCGCACCAAAGGCGCGTTTTACATGGCCGTTTTGTTTGATGACGGTGTTTTGAACAACAAACAGACGCTGCCGATCGAAAATGAGGCCATACAACAACGGGTTGAGGAACAAGTCGAGACGGTCGCCCCGGATAAACGTTTTGTTTATTACCTGCTGGGCGCGACCGGTATCTGCGTCGTACCGTTGACCGGATTTTGCTGTAGCAAGCAGGGATTCCGGTTGACATTACTGGAAACGGATGATGAAAAGCGCAGCTGGATTATGCGCACGATTGCGGAAAGCATCCAAACGTATCTGGCATCCTGA
- a CDS encoding transketolase C-terminal domain-containing protein produces the protein MKRSGCRNKYTSTCLIFKLRVKPKEKEWNDLFARYKKEYPELAEQFENAVSGTLASDWDSAIKAYKPEDGPQATRNIGGQVMNAIADKVPFLIGGSADLNPSTKTFIENSDYVAKNAYQNKNIAWGVRELGMCGATSGIALHGGLRPFASTFFVFSDYARPAIRLAAIMKVPAIYVMTHDSIGVGEDGPTHQPVEHMAALRCIPGLTVIRPADANETAWAWRAAIKNTDGPTMLLFTRQKLPVIDQAAYAPASGVLKGAYILCKEDGNTPDVILIATGSEVPLVLEAQKQLKSSNIDARVVSMPSWELFRQQNDSYRDEVLPPKIKARLAVEAGVSQGWSEWVGADGDVLSLNAFGKSGPYSKVFEHFGLTPDNIVKRAKALL, from the coding sequence ATGAAACGTTCCGGGTGCCGGAACAAGTATACGAGCACATGTCTGATATTCAAATTAAGGGTAAAGCCAAAAGAGAAAGAATGGAATGACTTGTTCGCCCGCTACAAAAAAGAATATCCTGAACTGGCCGAGCAGTTTGAGAACGCCGTCTCCGGAACCCTGGCTTCTGACTGGGACAGCGCAATCAAAGCCTACAAACCGGAAGACGGTCCGCAGGCCACACGCAACATCGGCGGTCAAGTCATGAACGCCATCGCCGATAAGGTGCCCTTTCTGATCGGCGGCAGCGCAGATCTGAATCCGTCGACCAAAACATTTATCGAAAACAGTGATTATGTTGCCAAAAACGCGTATCAAAACAAAAATATCGCCTGGGGTGTTCGTGAACTGGGTATGTGCGGCGCCACCTCCGGCATAGCCCTGCACGGCGGACTGCGTCCTTTTGCCAGCACCTTTTTCGTATTTAGCGATTACGCGCGGCCGGCCATTCGTCTGGCTGCCATCATGAAAGTGCCGGCGATTTATGTCATGACACACGATTCAATCGGTGTCGGTGAAGACGGTCCCACCCACCAGCCCGTGGAGCATATGGCCGCTCTGCGCTGTATCCCGGGACTCACCGTCATTCGTCCGGCAGACGCCAATGAAACAGCCTGGGCATGGCGAGCGGCAATAAAGAATACCGATGGTCCCACCATGCTGTTGTTCACCCGCCAAAAACTGCCCGTGATCGACCAGGCCGCCTATGCTCCGGCAAGCGGTGTGCTGAAAGGCGCTTATATCCTTTGCAAAGAGGACGGAAATACACCGGACGTGATTCTGATCGCCACCGGATCCGAAGTGCCCCTGGTGCTGGAGGCTCAAAAGCAGCTGAAATCGTCGAACATTGACGCCCGGGTGGTCAGCATGCCCAGCTGGGAACTCTTTCGACAGCAAAACGATTCCTACCGTGACGAGGTTCTGCCGCCGAAAATCAAGGCCAGACTGGCCGTGGAAGCCGGTGTGTCACAGGGATGGTCCGAATGGGTGGGCGCAGACGGCGATGTTCTCAGTTTGAACGCTTTCGGTAAAAGCGGTCCCTATTCCAAGGTGTTTGAACATTTCGGCCTGACCCCCGACAATATCGTCAAACGCGCAAAAGCGCTGCTGTAA
- a CDS encoding response regulator — MSGDNQGILLIEDEQTVRKISHDILQRNGYTVYVAKDGETGEEEFNKHKDELAMVLCDVVLPDTRGIDLVNNFLQEKSDLAILMCSGYDEEDVHLSDIQNNGYQFIQKPFNVKSLLTKVKETLQAAR; from the coding sequence TTGAGCGGTGATAATCAAGGCATCCTTCTCATTGAGGATGAACAGACCGTCAGGAAAATATCACACGATATACTGCAGCGCAACGGATACACCGTATATGTGGCAAAAGACGGCGAAACAGGCGAGGAAGAGTTCAACAAGCACAAAGATGAACTGGCCATGGTCCTCTGCGATGTGGTTCTTCCGGATACCCGCGGGATTGATCTTGTCAATAATTTTTTACAGGAAAAATCCGATCTGGCCATCTTGATGTGCAGTGGATATGACGAAGAAGATGTTCATTTGTCGGATATTCAAAACAACGGCTATCAATTCATCCAGAAACCGTTTAATGTCAAAAGCTTGTTAACCAAGGTAAAAGAAACCCTGCAGGCGGCGCGTTAG
- a CDS encoding exodeoxyribonuclease III: MFRILSWNVNGIRAATRKGFNEFLKQYQPDLLGIQETKATWEQAEPHLSDDHGYHLEWNAAQRKGYSGVATFAKPKPLSTEHGLGFEQFDNEGRVILSEFPEFTFLNIYFPNGQRDKARLDYKLDFYETTLDLCSAMRKEGHRLIIGGDFNTAHTEIDLKNPKGNQDTSGFLPVEREWIDRYLKAGFVDVFRQQHPDEPDHYTWWTYRFNARARNIGWRIDYFLVSEDLAGRVKQAEIHTDVPGSDHCPISLTLDV; the protein is encoded by the coding sequence ATGTTTCGCATACTCTCATGGAACGTCAACGGTATTCGCGCTGCGACGCGCAAAGGATTTAACGAGTTTCTCAAGCAATATCAACCGGATCTGCTCGGCATTCAGGAAACCAAAGCCACATGGGAACAGGCGGAACCGCATTTATCTGATGATCACGGCTACCATCTGGAATGGAATGCGGCGCAACGCAAAGGCTACAGCGGTGTGGCCACCTTTGCCAAACCCAAACCTCTCTCCACCGAACACGGACTCGGATTTGAGCAATTTGACAATGAGGGCCGGGTGATCCTTTCGGAATTTCCCGAATTTACTTTTTTGAATATTTATTTCCCGAACGGACAGCGTGATAAAGCCAGGCTTGATTATAAACTCGATTTTTATGAAACAACGCTCGATCTCTGTTCCGCCATGCGCAAAGAGGGGCACAGACTGATTATCGGAGGAGATTTTAATACCGCGCATACAGAGATCGACCTGAAAAACCCCAAAGGCAATCAGGATACATCGGGATTTCTGCCGGTGGAACGAGAATGGATTGACCGCTACCTAAAAGCAGGATTTGTCGATGTGTTCAGACAACAGCATCCGGATGAACCGGATCATTACACATGGTGGACCTATCGTTTTAACGCGCGCGCACGCAATATCGGCTGGCGTATTGATTATTTTCTGGTGAGCGAGGACCTGGCAGGCCGGGTCAAACAGGCTGAGATTCATACAGACGTCCCCGGTTCGGATCACTGTCCGATTTCACTGACACTGGACGTTTAA
- a CDS encoding Coenzyme F420 hydrogenase/dehydrogenase, beta subunit C-terminal domain, which yields MHIDRNILSISFTNTDLCTRCGTCIGVCPTQALSEDENRFPKIDEQACIECGLCSKTCPGGSVPYRDLTRITFGHEQMTDHFDGHVQKTFVGYAENKAIRKGAAGGGVITGLMWHLLKSGQVDGCIVCRMNPGRPWEGEVFVARTLDELLQSQQSKYIVIPVNEVLQTLKSLEGQYAIAALPCQIHGLRLAEEKAPKTVSKISVLIGLFCASSLEPRVTDEMLRSKGIDKNDIKWFEYRGGDWPGKIRATLKNDTIRPLHYSNFKDGAINYLTYLYSPPRCQTCVDGSSEFADISVSDAWTRNARGRYLYKAQSRLLARTDRGVQVMQSAESAGDLLIQDVSEDQNYQTHKLHARKKGVTAYIRVHRLRKKGTPVPEYDRTVTDVSSQQERIERMESFIMRLARRTSSLRFALWSFLTSRYGVFIIKLRQWRKARKYRPPQ from the coding sequence ATGCATATTGACCGCAACATTCTCAGTATCAGTTTTACCAACACGGATCTCTGTACCCGCTGCGGCACCTGTATCGGTGTGTGTCCGACACAGGCCCTGAGTGAAGATGAAAACCGTTTTCCCAAAATCGATGAGCAAGCCTGTATTGAATGCGGATTGTGCAGCAAAACCTGTCCGGGCGGCAGCGTTCCGTATCGGGATTTAACCCGCATCACTTTTGGTCATGAACAGATGACGGATCACTTTGACGGCCATGTGCAGAAAACATTTGTCGGATACGCTGAAAACAAAGCAATCAGAAAAGGCGCGGCCGGCGGCGGGGTGATCACCGGTTTGATGTGGCATTTGCTGAAAAGCGGACAGGTGGACGGCTGCATTGTCTGCCGAATGAATCCGGGGCGGCCGTGGGAGGGAGAGGTGTTTGTGGCGCGCACTCTGGACGAGCTGCTTCAGAGTCAACAGTCAAAATATATTGTCATACCGGTCAATGAGGTGTTGCAGACTTTGAAAAGCCTCGAGGGGCAATATGCCATTGCGGCTTTGCCCTGTCAGATTCACGGGTTGCGCCTGGCTGAAGAAAAGGCGCCCAAAACGGTGAGTAAAATTTCTGTTCTGATCGGATTGTTTTGCGCCAGTTCCCTGGAACCCCGGGTGACTGATGAAATGTTAAGATCCAAAGGAATTGATAAAAACGATATCAAGTGGTTTGAATACCGCGGCGGGGACTGGCCGGGAAAAATCCGCGCCACACTGAAAAATGACACCATCCGGCCGCTGCACTATTCCAATTTCAAGGACGGGGCGATCAATTATCTCACCTATTTGTACAGTCCGCCGCGCTGCCAGACATGCGTGGACGGCTCTTCTGAATTTGCGGATATCTCGGTGTCCGATGCCTGGACCCGTAATGCCCGGGGACGCTATCTGTACAAAGCGCAATCGCGTCTGCTGGCGCGAACGGATCGGGGTGTGCAGGTGATGCAGTCGGCCGAATCGGCCGGCGACCTGTTGATCCAGGACGTGTCCGAGGATCAGAACTATCAGACTCACAAACTGCATGCGCGCAAAAAAGGCGTAACCGCCTATATACGCGTGCATCGGCTGCGCAAAAAAGGGACGCCGGTTCCGGAGTATGACCGGACGGTAACCGATGTTTCATCGCAGCAAGAGCGTATCGAACGTATGGAATCGTTCATCATGCGGCTGGCGCGCCGTACATCATCACTGCGATTTGCATTGTGGAGTTTTCTGACCAGTCGTTACGGTGTGTTTATTATCAAGCTGAGGCAATGGCGCAAGGCGCGAAAATACAGGCCGCCTCAATAA
- a CDS encoding VanZ family protein, with protein sequence MKQLFSRWTLPAWLWGMFILVMTSYPKVKIPQAGFMPMDKILHAGVYFVFAVLVSRALTRYRKEELKQHMIVSTLITVGFALFDEIHQIFIPGRFGDIADAAADIVGIIAAQIVFVKIIQPLVKPE encoded by the coding sequence ATGAAACAACTTTTTTCTCGCTGGACTCTTCCGGCATGGTTATGGGGAATGTTCATTCTGGTTATGACCTCTTACCCCAAGGTGAAAATTCCTCAAGCCGGCTTTATGCCGATGGATAAAATTCTGCATGCGGGCGTGTATTTTGTTTTTGCAGTTCTGGTCAGCCGGGCCCTGACCCGTTACCGGAAAGAAGAACTCAAACAGCACATGATTGTATCGACCCTGATCACAGTCGGCTTTGCTCTATTTGATGAAATCCATCAAATATTTATACCCGGCCGATTCGGCGATATCGCCGACGCAGCGGCAGATATTGTCGGCATAATCGCCGCTCAAATTGTGTTTGTAAAAATAATACAACCACTCGTCAAACCGGAATAA
- the fbaA gene encoding class II fructose-bisphosphate aldolase, which produces MKVLDSIKPGVVTGDDVKKLFRIAKDNEFALPAVNVVGSDSINAVLEAAAKVKSPVIIQFSNGGAAFNAGKGLANDNQQSGILGAVAGAEHVHRLAEAYGVPVILHTDHAARKLLPWIDGLLNAGEAFYKQHGKPLFSSHMLDLSEETLEENIKIDSEYLARMDKIGMTLEIELGITGGEEDGVDNTDVDNASLYTQPEEVAYAYEQLSKVSDNFTIAAAFGNVHGVYKPGNVVLRPAILNDSQKHIQEKYGTREKPVNFVFHGGSGSSAEDIKEAISYGVIKMNIDTDTQWAFWKGILEYYNDKKDYLQAQIGNPDGEDKPNKKVYDPRKWLRAGEESMIHRLKQAFEELNCMNRN; this is translated from the coding sequence ATGAAAGTTCTTGACTCTATTAAACCCGGTGTGGTTACCGGAGATGATGTTAAAAAACTGTTCAGGATCGCCAAGGACAATGAGTTTGCCTTGCCGGCCGTGAATGTTGTTGGCAGTGACTCGATCAATGCGGTGCTGGAAGCCGCCGCCAAGGTAAAGTCACCGGTTATCATCCAGTTCTCCAACGGCGGCGCCGCGTTTAACGCCGGCAAAGGATTGGCAAATGACAATCAGCAATCCGGTATTTTAGGCGCCGTGGCCGGAGCCGAACACGTGCATCGTCTGGCTGAGGCTTATGGGGTTCCGGTGATCCTGCATACCGATCACGCGGCGCGCAAATTGCTGCCGTGGATCGATGGACTGCTAAATGCGGGTGAAGCGTTTTATAAACAACACGGTAAACCCTTGTTCTCGTCGCATATGCTGGATTTGTCCGAAGAAACTTTGGAAGAAAACATCAAAATCGACTCCGAGTATCTGGCGCGCATGGACAAGATCGGCATGACCCTGGAAATTGAGCTCGGTATCACCGGCGGTGAGGAAGACGGTGTGGATAATACCGATGTGGACAATGCCTCGCTGTATACCCAGCCTGAAGAAGTGGCTTATGCCTATGAACAGCTGAGCAAAGTCAGTGACAACTTTACCATTGCCGCGGCATTCGGCAATGTTCACGGTGTTTACAAGCCCGGTAATGTTGTGCTGCGTCCGGCCATTCTGAATGATTCGCAGAAACATATTCAGGAAAAATACGGGACGCGGGAAAAACCGGTGAATTTTGTGTTCCATGGCGGATCCGGTTCATCTGCCGAGGATATTAAAGAAGCGATTTCCTACGGGGTAATCAAGATGAATATCGACACCGATACCCAGTGGGCGTTCTGGAAAGGTATTCTGGAGTACTATAATGATAAAAAGGATTATCTGCAGGCGCAGATCGGCAATCCGGACGGCGAAGACAAACCGAACAAAAAGGTCTATGATCCGCGCAAATGGCTGCGCGCCGGTGAAGAGTCCATGATTCATCGCCTAAAACAGGCCTTTGAGGAACTCAACTGTATGAATCGTAACTAA
- a CDS encoding FlgD immunoglobulin-like domain containing protein, producing the protein MKRIYIIYSFLILLMTGLPLTAQVIPTFDTAVVDGNHNEWTEEDIAYNLTHTNGKTVYGQISLRFDDNSQTLYVYTHTNDEHPIVSSQYAGIKIKSANSVDNNSNSFFWINPDANDHAEGFEAAIEISGTSSPDIWIECSVIDGNKTSNAKTRWITLELEPYDHGDAPSSRGYSNAKHKIKPKHLRLGDLIDYEEHPLSNEMASADDNSNENDEDGITFLKDGQPISPVMLEKGNVFQIRAQVYNKTGRSALLAGWIDYNGDGTFAADEKVISHSFNSRGYMQSWTSPELTVPEEDFVITGDLTFARFRVVEQNTAAANNNSVNSMTVAAINGINSEITVGDISPDGTSGAGEVEDYWVQFDEPYDPVAVTLSSFTATEQADGVELNWRVETEVNHAGYNIYRSYSKEGSFEKANSEMIINTSFGSSGPAEYSFLDKSTTTGSVYYQLEAVDLNGQTELFDPISITLTTTMIEESAQTPTELKLNPNYPNPFNPITTIRFDLPIDMRITVDIYNMNGQLVRTLINGQRSAGSHSVTWDGADQHGFKVASGIYIYRLQTPETSQSKRMTLAR; encoded by the coding sequence ATGAAACGCATTTACATTATATACTCTTTTCTCATACTTTTAATGACAGGCCTGCCGCTCACAGCCCAGGTCATCCCGACATTTGACACAGCTGTCGTGGACGGAAATCATAATGAATGGACTGAAGAAGATATTGCTTATAACCTGACACACACGAATGGTAAAACGGTCTATGGCCAGATATCTTTAAGATTCGACGACAACAGCCAAACCCTATATGTGTATACCCATACCAACGATGAACACCCGATTGTTTCATCACAATACGCAGGCATTAAAATAAAAAGCGCAAATTCTGTAGACAACAATTCGAATTCATTCTTTTGGATCAACCCGGACGCGAACGATCACGCAGAAGGCTTTGAAGCCGCAATCGAGATATCCGGGACATCATCCCCAGATATCTGGATCGAATGTTCTGTAATAGACGGCAATAAAACAAGCAATGCGAAAACCAGGTGGATCACCCTTGAACTGGAACCCTACGATCACGGTGACGCTCCTTCTTCAAGAGGTTATTCCAATGCCAAACATAAAATCAAACCCAAGCACCTGCGCCTGGGCGATTTAATAGACTATGAAGAACACCCCCTGTCGAATGAAATGGCATCCGCTGATGACAATAGCAACGAGAATGATGAAGACGGAATCACTTTTCTCAAAGACGGGCAGCCCATTAGCCCGGTCATGCTTGAAAAAGGCAATGTGTTTCAGATCCGCGCCCAGGTTTACAACAAAACCGGCCGCAGCGCTCTTTTAGCAGGCTGGATCGATTACAATGGCGACGGAACCTTTGCAGCTGATGAAAAAGTCATCTCACATTCGTTTAACAGTCGTGGATATATGCAGAGCTGGACCAGTCCGGAACTGACCGTGCCTGAAGAAGATTTTGTGATCACCGGTGATCTCACATTCGCGCGGTTTCGGGTGGTGGAACAAAACACAGCAGCCGCAAACAACAACAGCGTGAATAGCATGACTGTTGCCGCTATCAACGGCATTAACAGCGAGATTACGGTTGGAGATATATCACCGGACGGTACTTCCGGTGCAGGCGAAGTCGAGGATTACTGGGTGCAGTTTGATGAGCCCTATGATCCCGTCGCAGTAACATTGTCATCTTTTACGGCAACTGAACAGGCTGACGGTGTTGAACTCAACTGGAGAGTTGAGACAGAGGTTAACCATGCTGGTTATAATATTTATCGCAGCTATTCAAAAGAGGGTTCGTTCGAAAAAGCAAACTCTGAAATGATCATCAACACATCATTCGGGTCCAGCGGCCCTGCCGAGTATTCTTTTTTGGATAAAAGTACCACAACAGGCAGCGTGTATTATCAGCTTGAGGCGGTTGATCTGAACGGACAGACAGAACTGTTTGATCCGATTTCGATCACATTGACGACCACAATGATAGAAGAATCGGCCCAGACACCGACCGAGCTGAAGCTAAACCCCAATTATCCGAATCCGTTCAATCCGATAACAACAATCCGTTTTGACCTCCCGATTGATATGCGGATTACCGTGGATATTTACAATATGAACGGACAGTTGGTGCGGACGTTGATTAACGGCCAGCGCTCCGCAGGCTCACATTCGGTGACCTGGGACGGCGCTGATCAGCATGGTTTTAAAGTCGCCAGTGGTATCTATATTTACCGTTTACAGACACCGGAGACATCACAATCAAAGCGTATGACTCTGGCCAGATAA
- a CDS encoding Yip1 family protein produces MSDHPDPWKTIWLSPRATIRWIVDHEPRKHLLRLLFFGGIAHALSYASAMSLGDMLGMGEILAMSLIAGPLSGFVALSLGGLVLYWIADKLGGEAGVHETRMCMAWSWAPMIYLLPLWGIKYILFRDELFQADKSFLESQTVLNVLFELFSFVDFVVTIFGLYILFSTLAEVNRFSVWRALGAYVLMSLAFTIPVLILFTVLSL; encoded by the coding sequence ATGAGCGATCATCCTGATCCCTGGAAAACTATCTGGCTGAGTCCCAGAGCGACGATTCGCTGGATCGTTGATCATGAACCCCGGAAACATTTGCTGCGGCTGCTGTTCTTCGGGGGCATTGCGCATGCTCTCAGCTATGCCTCGGCTATGAGTCTGGGTGATATGCTGGGAATGGGCGAAATTCTGGCCATGTCGCTGATTGCCGGTCCGTTGAGTGGATTTGTTGCCTTGTCGCTGGGCGGTCTGGTGTTGTACTGGATTGCCGATAAACTGGGCGGCGAGGCCGGAGTTCACGAAACGCGTATGTGCATGGCCTGGTCCTGGGCGCCCATGATTTATCTGCTCCCCCTGTGGGGAATCAAATATATCCTGTTCCGGGATGAATTGTTTCAGGCGGATAAATCATTTCTCGAATCGCAAACCGTGCTGAACGTACTGTTTGAATTATTCAGCTTTGTCGATTTTGTCGTGACGATCTTTGGCCTGTACATTCTGTTCAGCACATTGGCCGAAGTGAACCGGTTTTCGGTCTGGCGGGCTTTGGGGGCTTATGTTCTCATGAGCCTGGCATTTACGATTCCGGTTCTGATTCTTTTTACTGTATTATCATTATAA